Within the Hevea brasiliensis isolate MT/VB/25A 57/8 chromosome 2, ASM3005281v1, whole genome shotgun sequence genome, the region CGTgtattataaatcaaataaaataaaaagttgaATGCATTATTTCATACttaaattttactaaaaaaataaaattaagatatcttaaaatttttaaaataaaaaacgtAAATTTCAATCACACTGATATAGTAATCTGTTGATAAGGATCTGAAGCGTATTTTAATGCAATTAAGATGTGTCATGAGATATTTATAAAAATTGAGGTGTACTTTGAAAAGTTTCAGATGTTACaaaatttttttagtaaaatttaGAGGTGAATTTATAGATTTtgcctaaaataaataaaattcatatatttatatcttaaattgttaacatatgaaatttaaataaattttgttgaTATTGTAAGTTCTTATGATTTACTTTGCAATCACTTTGATTACCTTGTCCATTGAATAATTAACATGGAAAAAAAGGAGATAACATTGCAGGGTATATTTCCAACATCTCAAAAGACCTCACTTCAGTGCGTAAATATAATGCTAAATTCATGAAAGAGTGCAAACCCCATTTTTATATGTAGTCGTTTCTGTGAATGATTGGTCTTGACTTATCTAAAATGGAATTTCCAATTCCACACAAAATTAATAAGTTATTTAACAGTTATTTATTTTGTAAATGTGTTAGTGATGGGTCAATCAAATATATTatctttttcttattaattaactaAATAGAAACAATgagttaaaataataataaaaggataTGAGAGGATTTTTCTTACTCTTCAAAGAAGGGTATTAAGAAATTCACTGCAACAaatgttaaaattaataataaatttatagcaataataattttattatctaTAAAGTTAATATACGCCaactataaaataaataattgctaatgatatataaaaaatatatgacaataattattgttatcattgaaaattttttataataattgttGTTATCATTAatgttagcatgattataggaaaaTCTGTCTTTACAATTTATTTAGcgtaattacagcaattagcatgattataggagattagtttagcataattatagcaattattattcttgtcaaaattagctcatattcttatgtataaatagatgtaatatctctataAATAAGATAGCATATATGTACACAATATTTTCCATCATCACTTATATTCTTTCTGctaatatggtatcagagccttaaGGCTTTTATTCCTAGTTTCTAgagtctctcttctctctctacaacctgttctggttcattctttcattctTGTTATTATAccacattttcttttcattttgttATCAATCTACACTCTACTACAGACCAAAAAAccaatggagaaatctgatatttcaaaatcTATTACAACGGTTCTaactggttccaactataatctttagGTTCAAGGAATAAAAAGTTTTTTAATAGGTCATAAGCTTTGGTGTATTGTTACTggagatatcactacgccgacaaaagagaacgatgaaactaatgcaaaatttgctgaccgtcttgaggattgggatagtaaaaatcatcagatcatcacaTGGTTTCGCAATGCCTCTGTCCCGTCCATTCACATCCAATTTGTTgattatgactctgcaaaagaaatctgAGATTTTTTAgctaatcgatatcagaccactAGACTTAgccactattatcagttgtggactactcttcataatttGAAATAAGAAGCAGGTtaatctgtgaatgattttcttgcccaagtccaacccatttggaatcaaatatctcaggccaaaatcagtgaagattATCTTCATCTTATTCatgttctaatggctcttcgacCAGAATATGAGACCATTCGAGCGTCCttgctacatcgaaatccacttTCATCATTAgatactgctattcaagagattatttttgaagagactcatctcagtttggataaaactcctcaatttgaaacagctcttgcaactactcaATCCTCACATTAGAGATttggcaatcaactctgtaagaattgtaatcaaattggtcatgcttttgcttattgtcctactatagaatgcaaatattatcatggttacggtcatattcttgaacattgtcccataCGCCCTCCAAGActaaaaggagggcattctaaattcaagaatgtctcaaagcctggatcttcctctgtcactattgttgctgctactgagggttctgctgccatcaccatgagtgatcttgaagcactattcaaacaggttatctcttctaattcccctgctgccatgtctgccactccgcgtaattcttattggctttttgactctgcatgttgtaatcatatgaccactaatcttaaattcttgtcttctataaaacctgtatcttccttaccaccaatccatactgcaaatggtactaaaatgaacatcacacatactggtcaagtgtctacctcaaatcttcatctccctgacacctattatatccctaatttggcactcaatcttatttatgtttgtcagttgtgtgaaaaaagactaaatgttattttttctccccATGGTGTCCAGGTGCAGGATCCATAAATGGGACAGGTTCTTGGGATGGGTCGTAGGGTGGgtcaattatttgagcttgcatctttacatcttcctcagacacttgtgtctgcagctacaatctCCAATTCCttcattcaccaatggcatcttcatCTTAGTCATGCCTCTACCAGTAAAATCCAACCTTTAATTTCccgtggattattaggatctactaagtttgagtcatttaattgtttaaattgtcagcttacaaaacaacctgcattatctttttctcataataatgctacttcagacactccttttggcttaattcattctgacatttggggcCCTTCTCATATTTCTTtaataaatggttttcgttattttgtgatatttattgacAATTATTCTCGATTTACGTGGATATATTTCttgaaacatcgatctgagttatcacaaatttacatcacatttgtaaaaatgattaaaactaaGTTTTCTTGTGACTttaaaattctccgaacagaTAATGCCATGAAATATCaggattcttctttacttcagtttcttaaTCAATAAGGCACCGTTATTCAatgttcttgtcctcacacctctcaacagaatggccgaaccgaacgcaagcatcgccatattcttgattctgttcgtactcttcttctttttgcctcatgtccagaaaaattttgggaaGAAGTAgctcttcatgctgtttatattattaaccgtcttcttaccttggttcttcataatttatctccttttgaaaagttatTTGGACAACCTcttgactattccatccttaaacctttttgatgtgtttcttttattcttttacaacctcatgaacataccaaattagaaccccgtgctcgtctatgttgttttcttggttatggcattgaacacaaagggtatcatTGTTGGGATCCtatttctaataagttacgcatctctcatcatgttaccttttgagacaatactatgttctcttctctttccaaatttcatcactgtgtcaatactgactctctatttttcactgactcctccaaagagctgtttTCAAGTCCTGATCCAAGTGATTTTGATGTGCTTAATACTAGCCCAACTCCACCTGCCCTTATTAAACCTTCACCAGTTGTTGATCCATTACCTGCACCAAGTTTGATCCAGTACCTACGGCTACATTTCCTCTTAACAgtactcttcgtcgttctacctGTGTAAGAGATTATCTCCTTATTATCTTTatgattttcactgttactctactattgcaacccttcatgagcctcattcttatcgtgaggcaagtactaaccctctttggcagcaagctatgaCTGAAGAACTTTAGGCTTTAGAGAAAattcatacttgggatttagttgatcttccaccaaacaagacccctattggttgcaaataaatttacaaaatcaagatccgttctgatggaactattgaacgctacaaagctcgcttagtagccaaagggtacactcaagagtatggtttcgactatgaagaaacttttgcttcagtggcccgattaacatctgTTCGCAGTCTCTTAGATATTCCTAtagttcgtaaatggaaactttttcATATGGAtatcaaaaatgcttttcttcatggtgatttaacagaagagttttatatgcatcctcctcctagttatcattctcctcataaggtttgcaaacttcggcaagccttatatggattaaaacaagctcctagagcctGGTTTgtcaaatttagttccactcttgctcaacttagttttctctctagtccacatgattctgcattattcactcgcAGAACTAacagtggtattgttcttctattgctttatgttgatgatatgataaaaACAGAAGATGATTCATCTGGGATTTCATAGTTACAATATTATCTCAAtcagcattttgaaatgaaagacttGGGTTCgctcagctattttttgggtcttaaaatttctcaaaatttcaATGGCTATTATCtctctcaagccaagtatgcatccgacttactttctcgagcaggcatcactgatagcaaaacagtatcaaccccGATGGAGCttaattgcaaacttacacctcttgatggcactcctcttgatgatcctactttatatcgacagcttgtcaggagtcttgtttatctcacagttactcgacctgatatttcatatgctgttcatctggtcagccagtttatgtctgctcctcgctTAACTCATTTCTCTGAagtacttcgaatccttcgttatatcaaaggcactctttttcatggtttgcacttttcttctacctcctccctagtattatctatctactctgatgctgattgggctggtgatctgaAAGACCGtcgctctacaactggttattgtttcttcttgagCGATTCTCTTATCTCTGGGCGTAGCAAAAAGTaaactgttgttgcacgttctagcacagaatctgaatatcgtgctcttgctgatgctacatctaAATTACTTTGGTTATGGTGGTTATTAACTAATTTGGGTGTCAttcattcttctgccacaatgcttcattgcgataatagaagtgccatacagatttctcattatgatgtatttcatgagcgtaccaaacacatcaaaattgattgtcattttgtacatcatcatgttgctcatggcaccatatgtttgattcatgtctcctctgtcagccaaaccgctgatatattcaccaaaacgcatcctctCACTCGCTTTCAGGATCTTTTAAACAAATTCAAGTTGGCACCCGTACTACCACCTTAAGTTTGAGAGGGGGTGTTAGCATGATTATAGAAAAACCTGTCTttacatgattataggagatttgtttaacataattacaacaattagcatgattataggagattagtttagcataattacaacaattagcatgattataggagattagtttagcataattacaacaattattattcttgtcaaaATTAGcttatattctcatgtataaataaatatagtatctctgtaaataagacagCATACATGTACACAATCTTTTCCATCATCACTTGTATTCTTTCtgctaataattaaaaaaatttttcaacaatagttattattgtaaatatcgcaataattacaaatttattaaaaaatacttACAGCCAACGATTCACATATTATTGTTATAAATTTATGGCAGCAAATTTTATAcacttggtaataaaaatttgttatCGTGAGTAAACTTTAGTTTGTTAAAAGTAAGGTCATCTTAAAATTTTTCATTGATGTGAGGTTAATTGAAAATTGAAGGGGAAAAATATAGAAGTTTTCCTCGTTTGGACCATTAATTAGAGTGTATTTATGGTTTTTTCATTTTACTCTTTAATgtgtttctttttttattttaattaatagttCATCTAATTTAACATTTTACCCAATTGTCTATTTGTCTTACAATGGAATTTCgagaatttaaacttgaaatcTTACAAAAAGTGAAAGATTTAATTATTAGAAGACTAAATTAATGAATAACTATATTTCAAAATGAAATAGAAATTTACCTTTAAAATTGTTAAGAGTGAAGAGATTTTGAACATGtattaattatgaaatttagtATCTTTATGGTGAGAGTTATTAAAACAAATAATTATCTCTCACTGTATAAAGAAGTGAAAGATGAATCTCTTTTACTAAGCACATTTTAATCCTCCACCTAAATGTTTAAATAGTTTAATCCTCATATAAAGCATGCTAATATCCACTTCAAAAGCAAGCTGATATTTTGATAAACAATGGTAAACCTTTTTGGAGTGGTGTAGCTTGACTTTAGAGGGTCATCAATCAATCTGCTTTACCATCGATTCTCTACAGTGTAAAGGGGAGTTCAAGTTACTGCTACTTGTTGACATTGTGGACTAAAATAATACTAGGAAGCTGATATGACCATGAGATTGAAGAAAAGGGGGTGCATTTATTTCAAAAGGAGATTTTAGTGGGCTTTCCATAGAGCATCAATGGCTTCCACATATTATATCAGGTACCTATAGGATTAGACATATAATTGAAAGGCTTAGTTAAGAGTTGAAGTTGACACACAACAAAGAAGTTATTCTCCAAGGACAGCCACAAGATTGAGagagatcatttttttttttttgaggggtTTCTATCATGCAAAATTGGAAATGAGCTCCTATCATAGATTTGTAATTGATCATAAAAGCAAAGATTAAAAGAAGATAATATTCTAATAGGAAAAAATACAAGAATATTTGTCTCCATACAAGAGCAAAAGGcacaaaaaaaagaaatggaaaaAAGAAGTAAAGATTATATGTGGTACAATCTTTTGATAGGAAGATGGAATCACATGCCGTGGGACCCATAACAACCAATATTTTGTTCATCAACCTGTGGCCTGCTAGTATTCATAAGAACAATGACATATCTCTATGTTTCACCCTAGCTGATAGATCAAAGACACATATATATCTAACAGATTTTGATTTTTTATCAATCAAGAAAAATAAATACACATTAATTAATATGTATCTTTATGGTTGTTGCAGCATCTgcatttctcttttctttttctttttttattgcaTTTTGAGAGCAACAGAAAATTTTGGAAAGAAGgtgaaaaagcagacaaaaagATGGAAGAGAAAGAAAACTTTTTCCTCCTGTTTCCACCTTTTGGTTGAGTTGTTTGGATTCTTTGTGGATTGATTCTTTTATCCATTCCAGTAGTGAGGGCCTACAGGAACCTTTTTCCATCTTTTGAATCTGCCCTCATTTCCATGTCTATTTCCAGCTTGGCCCTTTTCTGTAGCTTAGTGGCTTAGTGCAGTGCAGGCACCATATGACAAGTATATGTTTGGATAAACTGTGAGGGCTGATTTTTAATTCTCTACCACCACAAAAGCTGTAATTCCCATGTAAATGTTCCATGGCATATAAAAAGGATGTCTTAACTCACACAAGGAAAATCAATACACTTAGCTCTACTCCTGAGAGGCTGTTGGACCCAATATGATTAAAGTATGATATCAGATGATATAgcttgagaaaattattgtgatCTTCTCTGAATCCAAAAGAATCCATGAAATGCAGCTTTTTAAAATGGTCTTAGGCCTTCTAGAAGCAAAACCTTGGACAAAATATCTATTAAAGAAGCTTGAGGCTGTGTCAGGTTAAAAATCTGCAAAAGCAAAAATGAAGTGCAGGCTTCTTAGTGAGAGCCATAAAAGAGTTGCTGATGAAGAAGATATGTCAATTTATTCTGCAACATTTGAATTGCATAAAATCCAAAGATTCTGTGCTGTTTCAAGCCACATATATGTCTTACAGTTCGAGATATCTATACACCTATTGTTCATAATGCTACAAAGCAGATTAAAAGGCTGCTATAGGAGCCAGCGAGAGGTGGCTCTGCACTGCTCTGGTACAAGGTAAAATAGCTaggatatccatttttgggcttttTCCTCTATATTGGAAACCTTCCCAACTGATTCCAGCAATCAGCATTAAGGACGTCAGTATCAGGGCCTTCTTGGGGCACAAATTTTGTCAGATGTGAGAAAGCTGAACTGATTGAAATTCCATTCCACCTAATTGCCAGTGTACATCTCAATTGCCTCATTTTAGGTGCTCTCATGGAAGTTGAGAGAACGGGACAAGGCAGCAGGGTTCGCATGCAAAAGTGGAGACTTTTCAGCCATGTAGTTTGAGTCTTCATTTTTAGATCGGAAGCCCGTAAAGAGCCCTCCTCCATTCAAACTGGATTTATCTGTACTCTTTATGCCAAGTGTTGCCAACATAGAGCATTTTGCAGCTTCGCCGGGATCATCAATTCTCAAAGTTTTTGGAATCATAACACTTGTTTCTGAGCAGTTGCTCTCTCTTGAGGGATCTTCTGAGTGGACAGGATTTAGGATTTTACCTTCCCTTGAATGTTTCCCTAATGGAGAAGTAGGACTCGAGCTTGCGGCACAGTGATTCAGAGAAGGCGATTGTGGGGAGAGACATGGTGCTACATTCCAAGGGCTTGGAACAGTACAACCCCAGTAAGCTGGTGCCGGATAAAGTGATGCTGGAAATCCAGAAGGAGAAAAAGCAGAAGGAGGCATTGGAGAGCTCCATGGATAAGACCAAGGTAGCCCTGGAAAGAATGGTACTTGAGGAGGAAAGCCTTGATGATTATTAGTTGCAACTTCTTTGGAGCCACAGTTTCCTCCCTTCTTAGATGAAATCGAAGCTGTGACAGAAGATCCACTTAATCTATCACCTGCTCCTCCGCAAGAAATAAGAATTCTCTGTTCAGGTCTATGATACGCATTTCTAACATTGTTCTGTTTTTTCTCCGGAAGGTTCAGTATAGAAGCCACAGATTCATAAAGAGGAGAATCTGAGCCAAAGGAAAGAACAGTGCTGCCGTTTCCTAAAGAGGGGTTATGAACCCCATTCACTGCATGAACTTGAGCTGTTCGGAGAGCTTCTGATGCCATTATGTGACGGTGATGTGAAGCAAAAGAGCTTTTGTTCTTGCGCCGACCAGCGCCAACAGGCACATTCCTCATAGTTCCTCCAGCAGTCCAGTATCTCTGACAGTTCTTGCAGAAATGACGGGGCTGGTTGACATTGTAGTTGTTGTAATAACAGAACTTGGTATCCATGCTATTACATCGAGCGCATGGAAGTATTTTGTCAGGCTTCTTCAGAGTCTTTTCTTGTGAGATACTTGTGTCGCTTTGTTCTCCATTCTTAGAGCTTTTCTGGGGTGAAGTTTCTCTCGCAGCTGAGGAATTCGTGGGTTTCTTATAAATGTCTGATGATGTTGTTGGATCTTTTGAGTCCTCAGTTACATGATTTGAGGTACTATCTTCGTGTTCATCATCGGTGATTTCTTTTCCTGATGATTCCTAAAATTCCAAATGACAGTTCCAGTAAGGAGAAAAAAAAGAGCAAGAAAGAAAGGGTAAATTTCAGTTTCAATGTGGAACTCTATGTTCTAATAAGAAACAGGAAAAAAGCAGAACACTGATACATTTGGGAATATAGGAAGCTCATGTAGTAActtaaattaggaaaaaaataCTCATCTTGCTAATTGTCAGAAGCTATGAACTCTGATTAAATCTTCTTACCCTAACAAAATAAGAAAGTTGTATGCTACAAATTCTAAATATTCTGTAACATTTAAGTCTATGTTTGGATCACTTGTTAAATTATCACAATCAACTTTCTTTTTTTTGAAGTCTCTCTCAAGCGTCTTAGAGTTGAGAGAAAAGCAAAAAGAGGTGCTAGTATTGAGATATAACTTAAGAGAGTGGAATGCATAGCAAGGTCTTTCCAGTCTGCTAAAGTGGTAATCTTCAAGAATTGTATTTGTACACAGCAATTGCCAAACAAGAAATGAACTTAAAGGGGAGCTGCAGAGAAGCTCTAACGAACTTATAGGGGAGCTGCAGAGAAGCTCTGATTTTCCTAATTCTTAAAACTCAAAATGAAACCAATTCGCTTGAAGTCAATACACAGACATTACAGCCACTAGAAAAAGGAAAACTTGaagtttgattaaaaaaaaaaaaatccaagagCGAAAATGACCACCAATTAATTGTGATTGATGAGAAAGTCCTATATGTCCAATAATTAAGAAGTATCCAAACACAAACTAAAAATCAAACTTGATATTGAGAGAAGAGGGACGGGTtacctataaaatttgcaaatgcTTACGCGCAGATATAGCACAGAGAGAATTGCAGCAAAATCCTATATATAAACAGGCCAAACACAGAGAAAGAACATACCCTGACCCTGTTGCGTTCCTGGGCTTCTTTTTCCCTCCCAAACATATTGTCAAGTGGAGAAGCAGTACTCTCATCGGGGAAGTCCTTAAAGGCAGGAGCTGCAGCTGCTGAACAAGACTCATTAGCAGAAGAAAAGTCTTGGCGGTGGGAAAGCGGCAATGGAATCATCTTGCCAAAGAGCTTTATAGCAGAGTCCTTCAAATCCGACATTCTCTCGCAGTTGTGACAGTGGAGTCCTGAATTTGTAGTCGTTGATGGATCGAGAAGCAGGAGGAAAGAAGAGGACTTGGAAGATGGAAGTCATAGTAGGTAAATAAAGAAAGGCAGAGAATGCCACATCAGCAAAGGAGGAAATTTTGTGAGCCACAAGTTTGCGGGCTTTGAGATCTTTCGTGCAGTTTGATTCCCCGTTCTTGCTTATAAAGATGGTGCTATGCTGTCCCCTCCTTTTTTTGCGCCACGTCAGCACTCCACCCTTCCCGATTTCTTATTTACTCGTGTTAAATCCTCGCTCTTTCCTCTTCCTTCCTTCCTAAGTCAtggtcaattatttttttttaagactCCGCAAAAATGGTTCATTGTAGTCAATCTTTTTTTCCTCTATGATTGCAAAAAATGTTTAACTGACTGTTTAGTCAAATTAGCTAACAAGTTTTAATCAATTTCTTTTTGCTCTTTGATTATTACATCCATGGAATTTCTGTTTATAATATATCTTGTCTTAAGATCTAACCAATAATTGAATTGAATATAGTGAATAATCGAGTCAAAACCGA harbors:
- the LOC110673150 gene encoding cyclic dof factor 1; amino-acid sequence: MSDLKDSAIKLFGKMIPLPLSHRQDFSSANESCSAAAAPAFKDFPDESTASPLDNMFGREKEAQERNRVRESSGKEITDDEHEDSTSNHVTEDSKDPTTSSDIYKKPTNSSAARETSPQKSSKNGEQSDTSISQEKTLKKPDKILPCARCNSMDTKFCYYNNYNVNQPRHFCKNCQRYWTAGGTMRNVPVGAGRRKNKSSFASHHRHIMASEALRTAQVHAVNGVHNPSLGNGSTVLSFGSDSPLYESVASILNLPEKKQNNVRNAYHRPEQRILISCGGAGDRLSGSSVTASISSKKGGNCGSKEVATNNHQGFPPQVPFFPGLPWSYPWSSPMPPSAFSPSGFPASLYPAPAYWGCTVPSPWNVAPCLSPQSPSLNHCAASSSPTSPLGKHSREGKILNPVHSEDPSRESNCSETSVMIPKTLRIDDPGEAAKCSMLATLGIKSTDKSSLNGGGLFTGFRSKNEDSNYMAEKSPLLHANPAALSRSLNFHEST